AAGAACAAGACCACCACCTGGCTCACCACTGACCTCCTCAACGAACTCGGTGGCATTGCTGAGCAGCGTGAGGCCGAGAAACTGCCCGTCGGCGAGATCATCAAGCGGTCTCTGTCCCGCTTCTCCGTCCAGCAGATTGCTCCCCTCTTCGCCACCAAGCGTCTTGGCCTGTCCACCGTCCTGCTCTGGTTCTGCTGGACCTGTATCGGAATGGGCTACACTCTCTTCAACGCCTTCCTCCCCCAGTATCTCGGCCAGAACTCCACCGTCTACGAGACCTACCGCAATTACGCCATCACCGCCGTCTGCGGTATCCCCGGCCCCCTGCTCGCCTGGGGCATGGTCGACCTCCCCTACATCGGCCGCAAGGGCACAATGGCCTTCTCGACCGTCGTCACCGgcgtcctcctcttctgcttcaCCGCCACCAAGGACCCCAACATCCAGCTTGTCTGCTCCGCCCTGGAATCCTTCTTCCAGATGATGATGTACGGTGTCCTGTACGCCTACACGCCCGAGGTCTTCCCGGCTCCTAACCGCGGCACAGCCACTGGTATTGCCAGCTGCCTGAACCGCATCGCTGGTCTCATGGCTCCAATTATTGGTATCTATGCCAGTACCGACCCGCTTGCCCCTATCTATGCCTCCGGTGCTCTGATCCTCGCTTCGTTCATCGCGATGATCTTCCTGCCCTTTGAGACGCGGGGTAAGCAGATTGTCTAATCGGCCAAAAGGGGGAGTGTGAAAATAAGAGAAAGATGTATATAAAAATTGTTGCTTGTATACGACTCAGCGTGATGGTTGCATGACAGCACGGCCGATTAGTTGCATAGAGAATTCCTCACtcaagaaatcaaagaaaTTAATTCAGgaataaattaagatatccAGCTTGGCATCTgtaataataagttaaaattaagaCGCCATCTTAAGTTGGTATAATATGAGCTTCAACTATCATTCATATCCGCCGCGGCTCATAGTGGAGAGCTGCAGTTTCCAGTTCCCAATTTTCAGTTCTCGCAGTTCGCATTTCAGTTTGTCCGGTCCAGTTCCAGTggttttgcttttgctgaTTCGCTGACGGTTATTTATAGTCAGGGTCAAACTCAGAGCCTTCACTGATCGGCGCCTCTCTCTGTGGCCCTCAACGGTTTTTCTACTCCCTTCGGAGTACTTCCGCAAGTACGCAGTAAACAGCTTTGACTTGAACCACTTAGAAGTTCCAGCCTCAGAATGTTCCAGAGTGTGGTTGAGGCCCTGGTCAGTCAAGGCGAGCAGGGCAGTCGTTCATCGCaaggctgaagctgagggCCAACAAGGCTGTGTGACAGTGAAGAGAACATGCACCAACCAACCAGTTCTGCCCAGGATTAGCTGCATCACTGGCGAGCTACTAATTTAGCAGCTGGTTAGCTCATTTAGAGCACGGTCGCCCTGAAAACTGTTCCCCTCTTTTCTCTCTAGCGCTCGCCTGTTTCGACTTGCTGCACTCCTCGTTTCAACCTCGTCGCGATGGCTCCTGACCGACCTTCCCCCGACGGCGTGACGCCCTGGAATCCATTCGACCTGGGCGACCGGTCGAATTTCCGCTACGAGCATATTGACGGACCGGACGAGGCTGAGCACGACCAGGAGCACGATCACAGCCGCGGTGTTGGGCTGGGCATCTCCAAcagccaacaccaacaacaacactcgCGCGCGCCGAGTTATAACACAACGCACACTCTCGACACCCTCAGTCCTCCTGAGCCGTCCTCTGCGCGTTTCGCTCACTCCGAAACGACGCTCCTGAGCGACCAGCCACACGTGAAGTGCCCAACGAAGAAAACCATCGTCCATCGTCGCCTGTCGTGGGTGCCGGCCACCATCCTCGTGCTCGCCTTCTActccaccctcctctccggTCTATACCTTGTCGTCGCATTCTTGAAACCGCGGTATGGGAAATTCATCGGGACGGACGGGCGACTGGCCGCGTCGACGGCGAGTCTGCTCAGTACGCTCTTTGCGAAGACCATCGAGCTGGCCTATGTGACTGTCTGTGTGGCGTTTCTGGGACAGGTCTTGACGCGTCGCGCTCTGACCAAGGGGTCTCGTGGGATTTCGATATCCGATATGAGTATGCGCACTTGGATTATGCAGCCTGGTTCGTTGATTGTGCATTGGGAGAGTCTGAGATACTCTGGGTGGACTATTCTGGGGGCGATCACGTTGACCGCGACGCTGGTTGCGATGCTGTATACCACGGCTGCGGAGGCTTTGGGTATGTTACCAAGATTCACTCCTTTGACCAGTGTCAGGACTGACCATGCAGTAACCCCCAAGTTGAAATGGGGATCGGTGCACGACCACAGGCTCGTCGGAGATGTGTACacctccttcgccaacacCCGGTTCCTCACTGCGAACTGCGAGACGCCAATTCCCCTCCAGGATGACCCAGATGAACGAAATAATACCTGTCTGAACATGCAGCATGCCGGGCAGGCGTACCACAATTACCAGGCTTTCCTGCATGACTGGACGCTTGTCAGCGAGGGGGTGAAACCTAGCTCGACGGAGCTCGATGAACGACCTCGTCCGACTGCCTCCGTGCATGATAATACCACCGTCGAAGGGAGCTGGATCGACAAGGAAGATATGGCGGCGTTATCGAAAAAGTACGGTCGCATCGTGCACAACATCACCGCTGCGATGCCGCACGGGGGCATCATTGGAGCGGCAAACCACCCAGACAACGACATCATCCAGCCCAAGGATCAATCCGGAGAAGGCATGTACGAGCTGGAAGCATCAGTCCCATCGCCTGCAGTCAATGTCCTCTGCGCCGCAATGACTGCGTCTGAGCTGAAACCAATTGTCTATAAAGAGTGGCCGCACCACAAGCAATTCAACCCAGTCAACTGGACGACGGACGTGCCCGACGACGTGCCCGATCCCAAGCACTGGCGCAATCGcaccgtcgtcgacgacctcttcggcttcggaCCAGACTATCCAGACCAGTACGCGCCCATCTTCGGCAAACTGCCCAAAccctccaacaccatccTCAACGTCACCTCGGCCTACACCAACggcgccatcttcttcctcggcgcgAACCCCGAGAC
This sequence is a window from Aspergillus puulaauensis MK2 DNA, chromosome 6, nearly complete sequence. Protein-coding genes within it:
- a CDS encoding uncharacterized protein (COG:S;~EggNog:ENOG410PFQ6;~TransMembrane:4 (i115-140o160-186i224-244o685-706i)), which encodes MAPDRPSPDGVTPWNPFDLGDRSNFRYEHIDGPDEAEHDQEHDHSRGVGLGISNSQHQQQHSRAPSYNTTHTLDTLSPPEPSSARFAHSETTLLSDQPHVKCPTKKTIVHRRLSWVPATILVLAFYSTLLSGLYLVVAFLKPRYGKFIGTDGRLAASTASLLSTLFAKTIELAYVTVCVAFLGQVLTRRALTKGSRGISISDMSMRTWIMQPGSLIVHWESLRYSGWTILGAITLTATLVAMLYTTAAEALVTPKLKWGSVHDHRLVGDVYTSFANTRFLTANCETPIPLQDDPDERNNTCLNMQHAGQAYHNYQAFLHDWTLVSEGVKPSSTELDERPRPTASVHDNTTVEGSWIDKEDMAALSKKYGRIVHNITAAMPHGGIIGAANHPDNDIIQPKDQSGEGMYELEASVPSPAVNVLCAAMTASELKPIVYKEWPHHKQFNPVNWTTDVPDDVPDPKHWRNRTVVDDLFGFGPDYPDQYAPIFGKLPKPSNTILNVTSAYTNGAIFFLGANPETFNPGYMLCRLKAKQTPKCSTRYKATASGSHLWTICEEDHDLQYNVRVPDAADGIWANDWMYIASEWSFTVSLNAGITDGASANARLLMQFSPKTPELNPSLPSLSEALAVLVGNTLLMSSTNAPFVPFWNYTDAPDNILAQPAKQAFNATLRSNEYASGGTQRWQGVFYPILLFAFFTSALCLAFMLLEVRGRQITDFTEPQNLFALAMNSPSTEKLQGACGAGPDGRQLGERWFVAMEEEDEHYYIRTQADARADLNTPRVSIAPPRAGLVQMDLDDRLGREQDASPRPTLSPALSEYQRLSSRKSWLSGFY